One Pseudodesulfovibrio cashew DNA window includes the following coding sequences:
- a CDS encoding sensor histidine kinase — MSPDPIRISSTTRREKRRRKWEYILALVFLVLLVGLTWAELKYLSGDYYLILNLLILNVVLLLAMLFYVARNAVRLMLERRRRVLGSKLRTRLVLAFISLSLIPTALIYLVSVKFVQTSVDYWFKGQVEESMEQALELGRAFYGSAQDRLERRGTVMIGEIVKSQYAWGGKGMDRYLNKKFDEYDLSLVGVINPEGNEQNTHASPQWSQAWPEIKQKIDWQSLKADPRPWTTIIPKPGSDLVLGVTPVDEGRTGYLVIGETVGQGLLHRLDQIVRGLDEYKKLKDRKYPWKMNLYLTLGVMALLIILGAIWFGFRLAKELSAPVQALAVGTERIGRGDLSVRLEDRSDDELGFLVQSFNRMAEDLEQSQQSVQQANLRLAQQNQELERRGQYIEAVLNNITSGVISMDAEGRIGTVNTAAEDILGVPGGLLIGRKPTELLSGEFSDMMREALSQVSNTPGALWQRQIDLPVQGKNIRMLINVVSLQNVGGRDAGHVAVFEDITELEKIQRLAAWREVARRIAHEIKNPLTPIKLSAQRLQRRYGTEIGEPVFEDCTSLIVNQVERLQNMVTEFSAYAKLPEVQPRPDSLPPVLEEVLAMFENTHRKIGWSLEFLTPVGEFPFDREAIRKVLINLFTNAAEALKDTTKAQVAVTVAHDTGAGLVSIAVADNGPGLPKDSSRMFEPYYTQKKGGTGLGLTIVRSIVADHRGQVRAMSNSPAGTVFLIELPDA, encoded by the coding sequence ATGTCACCCGATCCCATCCGCATCTCTTCCACCACCCGCAGGGAAAAGCGGCGGCGCAAGTGGGAATACATCCTGGCCCTGGTCTTTCTCGTGCTCCTGGTCGGCCTGACCTGGGCCGAGCTCAAGTACCTGAGCGGGGACTACTACCTTATCCTCAACCTGCTCATCCTCAACGTGGTCCTGCTGCTGGCCATGCTCTTCTACGTGGCGCGCAACGCGGTCCGGCTCATGCTGGAGCGCCGTCGCCGCGTGCTCGGCTCCAAGCTCAGGACAAGGCTGGTCCTGGCCTTCATCTCCCTTTCGCTCATCCCCACGGCTCTTATCTACCTGGTGTCGGTCAAGTTCGTGCAGACCTCGGTGGATTACTGGTTCAAGGGCCAGGTGGAGGAGTCCATGGAGCAGGCCCTGGAGCTGGGGCGCGCTTTCTACGGCTCGGCCCAGGATCGCCTGGAGCGGCGCGGTACGGTCATGATCGGGGAGATCGTCAAGTCACAGTATGCCTGGGGCGGCAAGGGCATGGACCGCTACCTGAACAAGAAATTCGACGAGTACGACCTCAGCCTGGTGGGCGTCATCAACCCCGAGGGCAACGAGCAGAACACCCACGCCTCTCCCCAGTGGAGCCAGGCCTGGCCCGAAATCAAGCAGAAGATCGACTGGCAGTCCCTCAAGGCGGACCCCCGCCCCTGGACAACCATCATCCCCAAGCCCGGCAGCGACCTGGTTCTGGGCGTCACCCCGGTGGACGAGGGCAGGACCGGTTATCTGGTCATCGGCGAGACCGTGGGCCAGGGGCTCCTGCACCGCCTCGACCAGATCGTGCGCGGCCTGGACGAATACAAGAAGCTCAAGGATCGCAAGTACCCTTGGAAGATGAACCTTTACCTCACCCTGGGGGTCATGGCCCTGCTCATCATCCTCGGGGCCATCTGGTTCGGCTTCCGCCTGGCCAAGGAGCTCTCGGCCCCAGTGCAGGCCTTGGCCGTGGGCACCGAGCGCATCGGGCGGGGTGACCTCTCCGTGCGTCTTGAGGACCGTTCCGACGACGAACTCGGCTTCCTGGTCCAGTCCTTCAACCGCATGGCCGAGGACCTGGAGCAGTCACAGCAGTCGGTGCAGCAGGCCAACCTGCGTCTGGCCCAGCAGAACCAGGAGTTGGAGCGGCGCGGCCAGTACATCGAGGCCGTGCTCAACAACATCACTTCGGGCGTCATCTCCATGGACGCCGAGGGCCGAATCGGCACGGTCAACACCGCGGCCGAGGACATTCTGGGCGTACCCGGCGGCCTGCTCATCGGCAGGAAGCCCACCGAGCTGCTCTCGGGCGAGTTCTCGGACATGATGCGGGAGGCGCTCTCCCAGGTCTCCAACACCCCCGGCGCCCTGTGGCAGCGGCAGATCGACCTGCCGGTCCAGGGCAAGAACATCCGCATGCTCATCAACGTGGTCTCCCTCCAGAACGTGGGCGGCCGCGACGCGGGCCACGTGGCCGTGTTCGAGGACATCACCGAGCTGGAAAAGATTCAGCGGCTGGCCGCCTGGCGCGAAGTTGCCCGGCGCATCGCCCACGAGATCAAGAACCCGCTCACGCCCATCAAGCTTTCGGCCCAGCGCCTCCAGCGCCGCTACGGCACCGAGATCGGGGAGCCGGTCTTCGAGGACTGCACCAGCCTCATCGTCAACCAGGTGGAGCGGCTGCAGAACATGGTCACGGAGTTTTCCGCCTACGCCAAGCTGCCCGAGGTCCAGCCGAGGCCGGACAGCCTGCCGCCCGTGCTCGAAGAGGTCCTGGCCATGTTCGAGAACACCCACCGCAAGATCGGCTGGTCCCTAGAGTTTCTCACCCCGGTGGGCGAGTTCCCCTTTGACCGCGAGGCCATCCGCAAGGTGCTCATCAACCTGTTCACCAACGCGGCCGAGGCCCTTAAGGATACCACCAAGGCGCAGGTGGCCGTCACCGTGGCCCACGACACCGGCGCGGGGCTCGTCTCCATCGCCGTGGCCGACAACGGCCCGGGACTGCCCAAGGACTCCTCGCGCATGTTCGAGCCCTATTACACCCAGAAGAAGGGCGGCACCGGCCTGGGCCTGACCATCGTCCGTTCCATCGTGGCCGACCACCGAGGTCAGGTCCGCGCCATGTCCAACTCCCCGGCCGGAACGGTCTTCCTGATCGAACTCCCGGACGCCTAG
- a CDS encoding DUF4390 domain-containing protein: MRNAPFTRLPAGLLLLVWLAVILSAGTAWAQTLSLRAPAIADENGSLTVRFGVSVVELPVLKGELEDGAELALKCMVKLFKVREYWLDGSVASGSFESVIRFDRLAQEFVMTVPGRTVPLRNGNLPALLSEGWGTIRTVLGPWSMLEHGQNYSLRLITTMNEVDAPEGLERFLYFWSWDAGSDNTFHLNFTF, translated from the coding sequence ATGAGAAACGCTCCATTCACACGCCTCCCGGCCGGGCTCCTGCTCCTGGTCTGGCTGGCCGTCATCCTCTCCGCCGGAACGGCATGGGCGCAGACCCTGTCCCTCAGGGCGCCCGCCATTGCCGACGAGAACGGCTCCCTCACCGTGCGCTTCGGCGTCTCGGTGGTGGAGTTGCCCGTGCTCAAGGGCGAACTGGAGGACGGCGCAGAGCTGGCGCTCAAGTGCATGGTCAAGCTGTTCAAGGTCCGCGAGTACTGGCTGGACGGGTCCGTTGCCTCCGGCAGCTTCGAAAGCGTCATCCGGTTCGACCGCCTGGCACAGGAGTTCGTCATGACCGTGCCCGGACGCACGGTCCCGCTGCGGAACGGAAACCTGCCCGCCCTCCTGTCCGAGGGATGGGGGACCATTCGTACCGTGCTCGGGCCGTGGAGCATGCTTGAGCACGGACAGAACTATTCCCTGCGCCTGATCACCACCATGAACGAGGTGGACGCGCCCGAAGGACTGGAGCGGTTCCTCTACTTCTGGTCCTGGGACGCGGGCTCGGACAACACCTTTCACCTGAATTTCACCTTCTAG